A genomic segment from Brassica napus cultivar Da-Ae unplaced genomic scaffold, Da-Ae ScsIHWf_1817;HRSCAF=2453, whole genome shotgun sequence encodes:
- the LOC125598987 gene encoding uncharacterized protein LOC125598987 produces the protein MEENSNNKHLNIPVTLKGINYLFWARMVKRALGGKGLWKYATTAAAPKQTVQGEDGKEMVVADEDKWGQENLMVLSALLSSLEPAIMESYSYCETTKQLWDTLYKVYGNVSNLTRVFEVKKALNGLSQGDMEFQPHFGKFRSLWAELELLRPYTVDPDILLARHEEDKVFGMLLTLNSSYGGLIKHILRADKLPDLDDVCAQIQKEEGSVSLFGSKGDLSMAHKAEEVIAKKAAYKQEDRKSLTCDHCKKKGHLKDKCWILHPHLKPNKFKETRSQYQDARANFSADGVEPATPNSVYSSSHGGGSAMASTSAYTTPRTNLDLETLIKALKESGISRTLGISLNASHTAGDILNVSKSAKPLVIDSGASHHMINDKNLIKNIKPASGNVMIANGDKIPI, from the coding sequence ATGGAAGAAAACAGTAACAACAAACATCTCAACATTCCTGTGACCTTGAAAGGGATTAATTATCTCTTCTGGGCCAGGATGGTGAAGAGAGCCCTTGGAGGAAAAGGTTTATGGAAGTATGCTACAACAGCAGCAGCTCCAAAACAAACTGTCCAAGGAGAAGATGGAAAGGAGATGGTGGTAGCTGATGAAGATAAATGGGGTCAAGAAAATCTTATGGTGCTCTCAGCTCTCCTCAGCTCCCTTGAACCAGCAATCATGGAGTCTTACTCATACTGTGAGACTACCAAGCAGCTGTGGGACACTCTCTACAAAGTTTATGGAAATGTCTCCAACCTAACTAgggtctttgaagtgaagaaagcCCTCAACGGTCTCAGTCAAGGAGATATGGAGTTTCAACCTCACTTTGGCAAGTTTAGATCTCTTTGGGCAGAGCTGGAGCTACTGAGACCATACACTGTGGATCCTGACATTCTTCTAGCCAGGCATGAGGAAGATAAAGTCTTTGGAATGCTGCTCACTCTCAACTCATCCTATGGAGGTCTTATCAAGCACATCTTAAGGGCAGATAAGCTCCCTGATCTAGATGATGTTTGTGCTCAAATCCAGAAGGAAGAAGGGTCTGTGAGCCTATTTGGAAGCAAGGGAGACTTGAGCATGGCTCACAAGGCTGAGGAAGTAATAGCCAAAAAAGCTGCTTACAAGCAAGAGGATAGGAAGTCTTTGACctgtgaccactgcaagaagaaggGGCATCTGAAAGACAAGTGCTGGATCCTGCATCCCCATCTGAAGCCAAACAAGTTCAAGGAGACAAGATCCCAGTACCAGGATGCAAGAGCCAACTTCTCAGCTGATGGTGTTGAGCCAGCAACCCCAAACTCAGTCTACTCCAGCAGCCATGGTGGAGGAAGTGCTATGGCATCAACCTCTGCGTACACCACACCAAGGACTAACCTGGACTTGGAGACTCTCATCAAAGCCCTAAAAGAATCTGGTATCTCTAGAACTCTTGGAATATCTCTTAATGCCTCTCACACTGCTGgtgatattttaaatgtttcaaaatcagCTAAACCATTGGTAATAGACTCTGGTGCTTCACATCATATGATTAATGATAAAaatctgattaaaaacataaaaccagCTTcaggaaatgtgatgatagcaaatggtgaTAAAATTCCAATATAA